The Ascochyta rabiei chromosome 15, complete sequence genome window below encodes:
- a CDS encoding [Histone H3]-lysine(4) N-trimethyltransferase — protein sequence MSDSEGEKKTARLGPELRDMKLEEGATFSAGESDGIQVKAEDVDAPTPSAVPSRLKSSRSKSQSPMPKHDSEASSPADSTKEEVVGGDIVLKMEPGPGGKALKLSRSASQKVVSRPPPLYLDLPDSTGAAKDTFVVLPECTYSNKYIGTTDPALECDCSEEWDVVEKRNHACGEDSDCINRATKMECVGDCSCGRKCQNQRFQRKQYADVTVIKTEKKGFGLRANKDLAPGDFIFEYIGEVIDERTFRRRMIQYDQEGIKHFYFMSLTKGEFVDATKKGNLGRFCNHSCNPNCFVDKWVVGDKLRMGIFAERKVKAGEELVFNYNVDRYGADPQPCYCGEPNCSGFIGGKTQSDNATKLSHATIEALGIDDGDGWDTAVHTKKARKKKVSEDDEEYVNDLQPRSLEDDGVPKVMAALRQCTEKWIAVKLLSRIQQSDSDKVGHRIIRMHGYETFKKTLTTWMDDFNVVMQVLDILHKLPRITRNKIQDSKIEEAVEKLKSCGDERVEESAEKLLAAWSKLEIAYRIPRMKRDPNASTPLRTENHFERRERGRERSRSRSKSPSTTAAPKGPANLNAPSGPRVVNAPRGPASGFFQGPRPAPRSRPFNPLPPGWFQANSDNGSTYYYNSSGTTQWQRPTMPANQPPPPPPKSKTDTQLLQDIISSITANVTPTVPSDSTTPQPAADESKDRKHKSEKWRSLPQEKQERIYEATLSPHVMSVAAHYRKKLEKDDLKRLSKEVAKKLVRGDYKSRRVKDPAAKLSSKHEKTVKNYVKDFMDKAVKKKEERGKAKAARVDAAQDDKGATPDTPQIDMDDPCEAMAEVDVSPNDSSSELKRKREDEADSSPRNIRLRTDEPPAPPPPPPPPVGDMPMELDESDATPLDDGSMGSFTEGTPSNSKLTLRAGGQPSPMQFATPPTNGAGDNRINGSSSLR from the exons ATGTCGGACAGTGAAGGAGAGAAGAAGACAGCGCGGCTCGGGCCCGAGTTGCGCGACATGAAGCTAGAGGAAGGCGCTACCTTCAGCGCGGGTGAGAGCGACGGCATACAAGTAAAGGCAGAGGACGTAGACGCCCCGACCCCTTCTGCAGTCCCGTCCCGGCTCAAGTCCTCTCGATCAAAGTCCCAGTCGCCCATGCCAAAGCACGACTCCGAAGCGTCGTCACCGGCCGACAGCACCAAAGAGGAGGTGGTTGGAGGGGATATTGTGCTGAAGATGGAGCCTGGGCCAGGGGGCAAAGCCCTCAAGCTCTCCCGTAGCGCCTCACAGAAGGTCGTTTCGCGCCCGCCACCGCTCTACCTCGATCTTCCAGACTCCACCGGGGCAGCCAAGGATACGTTCGTTGTTCTTCCGGAATGCACGTACTCGAACAAATACATCGGCACAACCGACCCAGCCCTAGAATGTGACTGTAGCGAAGAGTGGG ATGTGGTTGAAAAACGAAACCATGCCTGCGGCGAAGACTCCGACTGCATCAATCGCGCCACCAAAATGGAGTGTGTGGGCGATTGCAGCTGCGGACGGAAGTGCCAGAACCAACGTTTCCAACGCAAGCAATACGCCGATGTTACAGTCATCAAGACAGAGAAGAAGGGCTTTGGGTTGCGAGCCAACAAAGACCTTGCGCCCGGAGACTTCATATTCGAATACATTGGCGAGGTTATAGACGAGCGGACGTTCCGTCGTCGCATGATCCAGTACGATCAGGAGGGCATTAAGCACTTCTACTTCATGTCCTTGACAAAAGGCGAGTTCGTGGATGCGACCAAAAAGGGCAACCTCGGGCGTTTCTGCAACCATTCTTGCAACCCTAATTGTTTCGTGGACAAATGGGTGGTTGGCGACAAGCTGCGCATGGGCATCTTTGCCGAGCGAAAAGTCAAGGCAGGCGAGGAGCTGGTTTTCAACTACAATGTCGATCGCTATGGAGCGGACCCTCAGCCCTGTTACTGCGGCGAGCCTAACTGCTCGGGCTTCATTGGTGGGAAGACTCAGTCCGACAACGCTACGAAGCTCTCGCACGCGACTATTGAAGCGCTCGGAATTGATGACGGCGATGGCTGGGATACAGCAGTTCACACAAAGAAGGCTCGTAAGAAGAAGGTTagcgaggacgacgaggagtACGTCAACGATCTGCAGCCACGGTCACTCGAAGACGATGGGGTACCCAAGGTCATGGCAGCTTTGCGACAATGCACAGAGAAGTGGATTGCCGTCAAGCTCCTCAGCCGCATACAGCAAAGTGATAGTGATAAGGTCGGCCACCGTATCATTCGTATGCACGGTTACGAAACCTTTAAGAAAACTCTAACCACCTGGATGGATGATTTCAACGTCGTCATGCAGGTTCTAGACATTCTGCACAAGCTGCCGCGTATCACTCGAAACAAGATCCAAGACTCGAAGATTGAGGAGGCGGTAGAGAAGCTCAAGAGTTGTGGGGATGAGCGCGTAGAAGAATCAGCAGAGAAGCTTCTTGCAGCGTGGAGTAAGCTGGAGATTGCTTACCGGATACCGCGCATGAAGAGGGATCCTAACGCAAGCACACCTCTCCGTACTGAGAACCATTTTGAACGTCGCGAGAGAGGTCGCGAGCGATCAAGATCTAGGTCAAAATCTCCATCTACCACAGCTGCGCCAAAAGGACCAGCCAACTTGAATGCTCCATCAGGTCCTCGTGTTGTCAATGCTCCAAGAGGGCCTGCCAGTGGTTTCTTCCAGGGTCCTCGTCCAGCTCCTCGATCACGGCCTTTCAATCCTCTGCCTCCCGGCTGGTTCCAGGCGAATTCCGACAACGGCTCAACTTACTATTACAATTCCTCAGGAACGACGCAGTGGCAGCGACCTACTATGCCGGCCAATCAGcctccaccgccgccacccAAATCCAAGACGGACACGCAACTCCTGCAAGACATCATCTCTAGCATCACCGCCAACGTCACTCCTACCGTACCATCAGACTCGACGACCCCACAGCCTGCTGCCGACGAATCAAAGGACCGGAAACACAAGAGCGAGAAGTGGCGAAGTCTGCCCCAGGAGAAGCAGGAAAGGATCTATGAGGCCACT CTCTCTCCACACGTCATGTCCGTAGCTGCACACTACCGTAAGAAGCTTGAGAAGGACGACCTCAAGCGTCTTTCGAAAGAGGTGGCCAAGAAGCTCGTCAGAGGCGACTACAAGTCCAGACGCGTGAAGGACCCCGCTGCTAAGCTTAGCTCGAAACACGAGAAGACGGTTAAGAACTACGTCAAGGATTTCATGGACAAAGCCgtaaagaagaaggaggaacGTGGGAAGGCGAAAGCAGCTCGTGTCGATGCAGCACAAGACGATAAGGGTGCAACACCGGACACACCCCAAATCGACATGGACGACCCTTGTGAAGCCATGGCCGAGGTTGACGTTTCGCCAAACGACTCCTCTTCGGAACTGAAGCGCAAGAGGGAAGACGAAGCGGACAGTTCGCCTCGCAACATACGTTTGCGGACAGACGAGCCACCAGCGCCTCCACCGCCTCCACCGCCACCGGTGGGCGATATGCCCATGGAGCTAGACGAGTCGGATGCTACACCGTTGGATGACGGGTCGATGGGATCATTTACAGAAGGAACACCTTCCAACAGCAAACTGACCTTGCGAGCGGGCGGTCAGCCAAGCCCGATGCAGTTTGCAACACCGCCAACGAACGGTGCTGGTGACAACAGGATCAATGGTAGTAGCAGCCTGCGATAG